The segment TCATGAGCAATAAAATCCTCAAGAATCTTAGCGGGGCTATCGACAATGTCAACATCCCGCCAGTAGACCCAAGAGTGCTCCGGCTTCAGAGCACTAGCAAGCAAGTAGTTTCTGGCTCTGCCCATGGCCTTTCGGCGAGGACCCTGAGCTTCGAACGAGTGCCTCTGCTGAACATCCTGGCTAAGGTGGTAACCGAAATCCTTCTGAACAACAGTAGCACTTCGGAATGGGATATTATCCGGTCGCTTCTGAATACGTTCGAGCTCGGCCGCAAGGACCGCCAGGGTATCATCCTTGGAGTCGGAGACGAGGAAGGCTAGATCAATCAGTCGATGAGGATAGGAAAGTTCGGCAAGGAGTTCGAAGTATTTGGAAAGATGAGACGCGGCGTCCTTGAGCGGGGTAAGGATGAGGATTCTCTCCTCGTTTGCAACGGCCTTTCGGGTAGACTTGATTGGGTTCAAGTCGACGTTTTGTATCGTCGGCGACTGGACCTTGAGAGGAGCGTGGTGGTTGAAGATGACGGGTGTTTGCATGTGCGCATTCCACCGGGAATACTCATTCTGCGACATCTCTATCGGAGGTGTTGACGGTCCCCAGCAGTAAAAGCTACACGGCCGTCATTTGTCAGTCACGTCGACTCAATGCTGCAGCAAAAACGCTGGGCGGGAGGGATCTGCATCGCATTGTCCTACCTCTGCATTTCCGACGCTGAGCTGCTAATACCTCGCCATAGCAACAAAATGATGCCAGTGACTGCAACGAGAAGCAAGAAGCGCGTCCGTGTAACTAGGTTCCAGACAACGCGGGTGGGCGGCAATTGTGCTCTGGCGGCTTTCCAACTCAAACCACCTTTAGGAAGAAGCATGTTGGGCGATTGGGATGCTGGCAATGCGCCACAGCCGGATCGAAAGGATTTGCAAAGAGTTTATGGTAAACCAACGGGCAGTACGGAATATATCGTGCGCGGAATCGGATCGTCTCGTGCTCTCAAAAATCGGCTCCTTTGGGTCGTGGGAGCCAGGGGTTTCGGGATGGCGATTGcgtggacgatgatgatgtggcaCAAACGAGCGATGGAGTCAAAAGCAGACTCGAGAAAGACaagaataagaagaagagatGGATGAGACCGGTTCCTGCCTTGACAATCACATCAAGCCAATTCAATGCAATGCCAGCTGCAGAACAACAAGACGGCCGTGTTGCAGAGAGTTTGGACAACAGCTTATCAATGGGAACATTGATTGCAGGAAAAACGAGCAGCGGACGGGAAAGGGACAAATGGTGAGGCGTGGTTCCTCGTGGCGTCTAGTTTCACTGGCGCAACGGGTATGGACAGGCACTGAAGTTGACCTCAGGATGCAGCGGAATGGTCAACCGGTGCATGCAATGTTCTAAAGTTCGGagggccaggccaggccatggGGTCAATAGCAAGGTATTGggtacagtgggtgtaccTGGTCAACTGTTGCGTGCCTGTTGGGCAAATTGTCGACGGGAGTTGGCACTGGGGCTTTCCCGCTGACAGGCCCGGAGCACTGGGGAGCCAAGGGGGCCCATCAAAATTTTCAAtgggatcaattgatgccggCAGCTGGGCACTTGGGCAAAGCTTAACTTGGAGGGAGGTACTTCGGACAGGCTATGGAGTACCTGGGACTGGCTTACTGCCCATCATTTCTCGCCGCCGGGGGGCTGCAATATTGGACTGAACTGAGTAGTATCTCCCAAGTTCTACCCTAACTCCACGGGGAACAGTTCCGTGCCGAATTTAGAAGCCCTGTCACTAAGCAGGCTTCAATCTTGAACCCCGTCGTTCGGCCTGTATCACACAACTTTATACAAGGAATGCTAAATTTGCATGTCACGGTTCTCATGCGTACCTGGCACTCAGTGCTCCCCCACGTAGAGAGGTAGTGCCTGTGCGCCGCTTATACCATTAGCGGCCGCAATGGAATTATCGGAGCCATATCGCATAATTGAATGCTCACATTGTTTCACTGTCCAGCCTGCTCTGTGTTACTATGCCTCACATGCTGTCTCAAAACGGTCAAGTTGTGTCAGAGCACGATGCCCTCGGCCCGCCACATGCTGGCAGTGCAATCGCTAAGAATGTCACGTCTAATAAGTGGCTCCTTCACTTATTAGTCGCCGacgggtacggagtaatatactactagtaccgTTGGCCCCTTCTTGCCAGGGAAGAATCGATGTTGCATTAATTCTGGTGCATAACTTCTTGGTAGAACGAACCCCTGGCTTGTGGTGTCCCCGCTGGACATCTGGGGCCTGATTGCCTCACAACTTGACGGCAAGAGCGCCAAGCCCAACACGTTCGCGGCCACACACGTGCAGGCCGCAAGCAAACTCAAACTCTAGGGATTGTACTCTGCGAGGGAGAGTAATGCTGTTTCCGTTATATCCAAAGGGTCGGGGTCCGGTACGGAATAGTATTGGTTCTGCATTGTTCGTGCTCTCCCTGGTGCTGAATGGTGAatggcgccgccgactgGCTTCCAATGTCTCATCAAGGCATCCTGGCGAGACTGGTTCAAGATGCTCAGTAGATGGCCATGCGTTGAACCATCGACTTTCCCCATTCGAGCTCATGAACATGCATATGTACCTGCTCCCGCAGTCCGTCGGTGTACTCTGCGAGGAGAGCTCGCGTCTACTATTTTGCTTGACACGTGTTGCGGCGGATGCCTCCCGCTCTTTCCAGGCTAACAGCATTTCCCAACTAGAAAAACAAGTCTCATGAACAGATCCACGCCCTCAGTGTCACCAACGGCTTGGAGGAGAGAGCCGGATAGGATAAGCATTCATACCAAATGGACTTGGTGATTAGCCAAAACTTATAGCTGAAGCTGGGTGCTCTCATCGCCTTTGGCACTCAAGAATGAGCACAGGGCGATAGTTCACCGTGTCGAGTCGTCGTAGTCTTGGATATTCTTGTTTCACAGGATCACGAGAAAATTCACGTTTGAGAGCTGGAACAGGATGAAACCTTGGCATCTAATGAGGACTAGAAGCTAGCTGAGGAGTGCAGTCATTCCCTCAACAAGGAGCTGATCATTTCTGATGTTTCCCAAGTACCATGTAATATTTTCAGTAGGGTGTTGAGCTAAGCTTTTGTCTCTTTCTCTTGTCTCCTAAGAGCCCTGAGCCAAGTGAGACAAGAAATTCGATATTCCTCCATGGCAAAACGTGTGCCGCGCGAATTGTGTGGTGGGTATTTGATACCGACGTTGTGGCCATGAACTTATAGCCGTTCGAACCTGCGCTTATATGCATGGTTCGGTgttttataagaaaaaagtaCGGTATCTCTTCCCGGAAGCGAGCCCCCCCTTCTCCTAGTCTCGGTTGAAATTGTGTACCAAGACTGAATCTGTGCTCTATTCATCGTAGTTCGTCATAATACATGGTTATTCGCATTGGTGACAGGCGAATATGACCTGTCCAAGGCGTATCGCGTTTCGGCAAATATAGCTCGACAGACAATTTGTCCACCCAATGACTAGATCGGTCctctttatttttttttcccgcAGAGACCACTTGCAGGTTGTCGCCGGTTAACCTGACATGGCAGCGTCTTTGGAATCGTCTGCGCCGCGGACCCAGAGCACGTTGTTGCATCTACATGTCAGTTAGTCATGGTCTGGTCTTGCGGAGGATGACGCGTGGCTTGGAAGCATCATACCTGATCAACACTTGCCCCAGCAATCCAGTGGGCTTGTCGGAAACATATTCCTCGGTACCAGCTAGCTGAAGGTTCATGTAGCTGTCGACGGACACGAGAGTGCCTTTGTACTCGACTTGACCCCACTTCAGGCGAACGAAGACGGGCTTGTTGACGAGTTCTTGCAGCATGGGCCGCGGGTTGACGGGTACGAAACTCATGCTGGTGGTTGTGGACGCGAGGTTGGGTGAGAGGCGAGCGCAAAGGGTTTCGTGATAGCTTCGACCGCTCGCGTTGCCTGTGGGTAAAATTTGCCCGCCGGCTCTCGTGGGTGGTGGTCGGATTTACTCCGGCTATATATGCTCTGTTTGGGGGGGGGTTCCTACCCGGGACCTTGGAAGATACACCAATTGATAGTTGGCCAAGACGTTGTTGAACTCGCCTTTCTTCTGTTTGAAACTGGCGCCATGGTTTTTTTGCTTGGGTTCGCAGATGATGCATTCTTAACTTGCTGATTCGAGTGCTGGCTTTATTCCTTGCGGCGGACACCAGCATCAATTGCAGTCGAAAATAGTAGGCGTTTCTCTGGAAGCGAAAGAAGGTACCAAACGGGCTTGGTGGCGTTTCTTGACTAGAGTGCCCCTGGCGGCCACTCAAGGGCGTGCCAAGTGCATCGTCGATACAGGGCCAGAATTCACGGCCTCCTGCTATCCGAGTACATCAACCTTTTCTACATCAAACTACACCCGAAAACAACACCGTGTCCCCGGCCTGATA is part of the Metarhizium brunneum chromosome 4, complete sequence genome and harbors:
- the ANP1_1 gene encoding Mannan polymerase II complex ANP1 subunit, which codes for MLLPKGGLSWKAARAQLPPTRVVWNLVTRTRFLLLVAVTGIILLLWRGISSSASEMQSFYCWGPSTPPIEMSQNEYSRWNAHMQTPVIFNHHAPLKVQSPTIQNVDLNPIKSTRKAVANEERILILTPLKDAASHLSKYFELLAELSYPHRLIDLAFLVSDSKDDTLAVLAAELERIQKRPDNIPFRSATVVQKDFGYHLSQDVQQRHSFEAQGPRRKAMGRARNYLLASALKPEHSWVYWRDVDIVDSPAKILEDFIAHDKDILVPNIWFHRYEKGVDIEGRFDYNSWVESDKGRKLAASLDKDTVLAEGYKQYDTGRTYMAKMGDWRENKDEEIELDGIGGVNILVKADVHRSGINFPSYAFENQAETEGFAKMAKRAGYQVVGLPNYVVWHIDTDEKGGNL